From Marinoscillum sp. 108, a single genomic window includes:
- the secE gene encoding preprotein translocase subunit SecE — translation MDKVISFFKEAYDELLHKVTWPKYADLQNSSILVLVASLIFALMIGLFDFGFENAMKWFYNEF, via the coding sequence ATGGATAAGGTAATATCTTTTTTTAAAGAGGCTTACGATGAGTTGCTTCACAAAGTAACCTGGCCTAAATACGCTGATCTGCAAAACAGTAGCATCCTCGTTTTGGTCGCTTCTTTGATTTTCGCTCTGATGATAGGGCTTTTCGACTTTGGATTCGAAAATGCCATGAAATGGTTTTATAACGAATTTTAA
- the tuf gene encoding elongation factor Tu → MAKATFDRSKPHVNIGTIGHVDHGKTTLTAAISSVLASKGLAEMKDFSSIDNAPEEKERGITINTSHIEYQTEKRHYAHVDCPGHADYVKNMVTGAAQMDGAIIVVAATDGPMPQTREHILLSRQVGVPALVVFMNKVDLVDDPELLELVEMEIRELLSDYDFPGDDIPVIQGSALGALNGEPKWVEKVEELMNAVDEFIPLPPRAVDKEFLMPVEDVFSITGRGTVATGRIERGVINSGDPVDIIGMGAEGLKSTITGVEMFRKILDRGEAGDNVGLLLRGIEKSEIRRGMIICKPGSVTPHAKFNAEVYVLSKEEGGRHTPFFNKYRPQFYVRTTDVTGEIMLPANVEMVMPGDNVTIEVNLINPIALEKGLRFAIREGGRTVGSGQVTEILD, encoded by the coding sequence ATGGCTAAAGCAACCTTTGATCGTTCAAAACCGCACGTTAATATCGGTACTATTGGTCACGTTGACCATGGTAAAACCACATTAACTGCTGCTATTTCTTCTGTACTTGCCTCAAAAGGCCTTGCAGAAATGAAAGACTTTTCTTCAATTGACAATGCACCTGAAGAAAAAGAAAGAGGTATTACTATTAATACTTCACACATTGAGTATCAGACAGAAAAAAGACACTACGCGCACGTGGATTGTCCTGGTCACGCTGACTATGTTAAGAACATGGTTACTGGTGCGGCCCAGATGGACGGAGCTATCATTGTGGTAGCAGCGACTGACGGTCCTATGCCACAGACAAGAGAGCACATCCTTCTTTCTCGTCAGGTAGGTGTTCCTGCTTTGGTTGTTTTCATGAACAAAGTGGATTTGGTTGATGATCCTGAGCTTCTTGAGCTTGTGGAAATGGAAATCAGAGAGCTTCTTTCTGATTATGATTTCCCAGGTGATGACATTCCAGTTATCCAGGGTTCTGCTCTTGGTGCACTTAACGGTGAGCCTAAGTGGGTAGAAAAAGTAGAAGAGCTGATGAATGCAGTGGATGAGTTTATTCCACTTCCTCCTAGAGCAGTTGATAAAGAATTCTTGATGCCTGTAGAGGATGTATTCTCAATCACTGGTCGTGGTACTGTAGCTACTGGTAGAATCGAAAGGGGTGTAATCAACTCTGGAGATCCAGTTGACATCATCGGTATGGGTGCTGAAGGTCTTAAGTCTACCATCACTGGTGTGGAGATGTTCAGAAAGATATTGGACAGAGGTGAAGCTGGCGATAACGTTGGTTTGCTTTTGAGAGGTATTGAGAAGAGCGAAATCAGAAGAGGTATGATTATCTGTAAGCCTGGTTCTGTAACTCCTCACGCTAAGTTTAATGCTGAGGTATACGTTCTTTCTAAAGAAGAAGGTGGTCGTCACACTCCTTTCTTCAACAAATACCGTCCTCAGTTCTACGTTAGAACAACAGACGTAACTGGTGAGATCATGCTTCCTGCAAATGTGGAAATGGTAATGCCAGGTGATAACGTAACCATCGAAGTAAATTTGATCAACCCTATCGCTCTTGAAAAAGGTCTGCGATTTGCGATCAGAGAAGGTGGTAGAACTGTTGGTTCTGGTCAGGTTACTGAGATCCTTGACTAA
- a CDS encoding biotin/lipoyl-containing protein yields MFLTFRGPFSQPRFIDFHYYSGLENDMTDMKLKVEVNGRNEFQIAEREGGAFINGEETSYSLHKKSSNEFLLYQNQHVYQISVVESHDSTLTLNINGEEFSVSTKDHIAQILEDLGMDVITNEVINEINAPMPGTIIDIAVSEGQEIQEGDTILILEAMKMENIIKSPVNATIQKIHIGKGQNVEKNQVLVSF; encoded by the coding sequence ATGTTTTTAACCTTCCGAGGCCCTTTTTCGCAGCCCAGGTTCATTGATTTTCATTATTATAGTGGCCTGGAAAATGATATGACCGATATGAAACTAAAAGTAGAAGTAAATGGGCGCAATGAGTTTCAAATTGCGGAACGTGAAGGGGGGGCATTCATCAATGGCGAAGAAACATCTTATAGCCTACACAAGAAGTCTTCTAATGAATTTCTCCTTTACCAAAATCAACACGTCTATCAGATCTCGGTAGTGGAGTCACATGACAGCACCTTGACCTTAAATATTAATGGAGAGGAATTCAGCGTAAGCACCAAAGATCACATTGCCCAAATCCTGGAAGACCTGGGAATGGACGTGATCACCAACGAGGTAATCAATGAAATCAATGCTCCAATGCCAGGCACCATCATCGATATAGCGGTGTCTGAGGGTCAGGAGATTCAGGAAGGAGATACCATTCTAATCCTGGAAGCCATGAAAATGGAGAACATCATTAAATCTCCTGTGAATGCCACGATTCAGAAAATACACATTGGAAAAGGTCAAAACGTGGAAAAAAATCAAGTTCTGGTATCTTTTTAA
- the pyrH gene encoding UMP kinase: protein MKYKRILLKLSGEALMGENQHGIDPNRLEQYAMEIKRVHEKGLELAIVIGGGNIFRGVDGEKSGIDRVQGDYMGMLATVINAMALQSTLEKHGMYTRLMSGLKMEQVCEPFIRRRAIRHLEKNRIVIFGAGIGNPYFTTDSTASLRAIETEADVVLKGTRVDGVYTADPEKDPTATKYTHVSFQEAYEKGLSIMDMTAFTLCMENNLPIIVFDMNKPGNLFDIIDGKEVGTLIN, encoded by the coding sequence ATGAAATATAAAAGGATACTCCTCAAACTTAGCGGCGAAGCCCTCATGGGAGAAAATCAACATGGCATAGACCCCAACAGACTGGAACAATATGCTATGGAAATCAAACGAGTCCATGAAAAAGGCCTTGAACTGGCCATAGTGATTGGAGGAGGAAACATCTTCAGAGGAGTGGATGGAGAGAAGTCAGGAATAGACAGGGTACAGGGAGACTACATGGGTATGCTGGCCACTGTCATCAACGCCATGGCGCTGCAAAGTACGCTGGAAAAGCACGGAATGTACACCCGACTGATGTCAGGACTGAAAATGGAACAGGTATGTGAGCCTTTCATCCGACGAAGAGCGATTCGGCATTTGGAGAAAAATAGGATTGTCATCTTCGGTGCTGGTATAGGTAACCCATACTTCACCACGGACTCTACTGCCAGTCTGCGGGCCATCGAAACTGAAGCTGACGTGGTGCTAAAGGGCACACGAGTAGATGGAGTCTACACGGCTGACCCTGAGAAAGATCCTACCGCGACCAAATACACTCACGTGTCTTTTCAGGAGGCCTACGAAAAAGGACTGAGCATCATGGACATGACGGCTTTTACCCTTTGCATGGAAAACAATCTCCCAATTATCGTATTTGACATGAATAAGCCTGGAAATCTATTTGATATCATAGATGGAAAAGAGGTGGGTACTTTAATCAATTAA
- the frr gene encoding ribosome recycling factor, whose product MEEIDFYLDHSQEMMDKAVSHCNSELAKIRAGKAMPNMLDGITVEYYGASTPLQQVASVTTPDARTLSIKPWEKKMIPEIEKAIINSNLGFNPQNDGELIRINIPPLTEERRISLVKQAKSETENGKISVRNVRKEVMDSLKKLLKDGASEDAIKGAEEEVQKITDLHTKKLDDLLELKEKDIMTL is encoded by the coding sequence ATGGAGGAAATCGACTTTTATTTAGATCACTCACAAGAAATGATGGACAAAGCAGTGAGCCACTGCAACTCCGAACTGGCCAAAATAAGAGCTGGTAAGGCCATGCCTAACATGCTGGATGGAATCACTGTGGAATATTACGGAGCAAGCACTCCGCTACAGCAAGTAGCCTCAGTGACCACACCGGATGCCAGAACTTTGAGCATAAAGCCCTGGGAAAAGAAGATGATCCCTGAAATAGAAAAAGCCATCATCAATTCTAACCTTGGTTTCAACCCTCAGAATGACGGTGAATTAATCAGGATCAACATACCACCCCTTACCGAAGAGCGCAGAATCTCATTGGTGAAGCAAGCCAAATCAGAGACTGAAAACGGCAAAATCAGTGTGCGAAATGTGCGCAAAGAGGTAATGGATTCGCTCAAGAAGCTCTTAAAAGACGGAGCCTCTGAAGATGCCATAAAAGGAGCTGAAGAGGAAGTGCAGAAGATCACAGATCTCCACACCAAAAAGCTGGATGACCTACTGGAGCTGAAGGAGAAGGATATAATGACCCTCTAA
- the nadD gene encoding nicotinate (nicotinamide) nucleotide adenylyltransferase: MKVGLFFGSFNPIHVGHLIIANVAHQSTELDQVWFIVSPQNPFKKNKNLLHEFDRYDLVQAAIEDDYHFRASDVEFQMPRPSYTVDTLAVLTEKHPDHSFTLIIGEDNLGSFTKWKNHQVILDHYGLIVYPRPNAQKSDLTEHSNVRLIEAPEMDISATLIRKMIRANRSIKYLVPARVEEMIQARKLFI, translated from the coding sequence ATGAAAGTTGGACTCTTTTTCGGATCTTTCAATCCTATCCATGTTGGGCATTTGATTATTGCCAATGTGGCTCATCAGTCTACAGAGCTGGATCAGGTATGGTTTATCGTATCGCCGCAAAATCCATTCAAAAAAAATAAGAACCTCCTACACGAGTTTGACCGATATGATTTGGTACAGGCCGCCATTGAGGATGACTACCATTTCAGGGCGAGTGATGTGGAGTTTCAGATGCCCAGGCCCAGCTACACAGTGGACACCTTGGCCGTATTGACTGAAAAGCATCCCGATCATAGCTTTACCCTGATTATCGGGGAGGATAACCTGGGCTCGTTCACCAAGTGGAAGAATCATCAGGTAATTTTGGATCACTATGGGCTGATTGTTTACCCCAGGCCCAATGCTCAGAAATCAGATTTGACGGAGCACTCAAATGTGCGGTTGATAGAAGCGCCGGAGATGGACATATCGGCTACCCTTATCAGGAAAATGATAAGAGCAAACCGATCTATCAAATATTTGGTGCCTGCACGTGTGGAAGAAATGATTCAGGCACGTAAACTGTTTATTTGA
- the gmk gene encoding guanylate kinase produces MSRGKAVIFCAPSGAGKTTIVKHLIETIPNLKFSISATTRAKRAGMEEDGKDYYFLSQADFRKKLEAGELYEWQEVYPGVFYGTLKAEVERLWSEGYHVIFDVDVIGGVNLKEALGDRALSVFVNAESVDVLRERLEKRQTETKESLERRVGKAEAEMQYAEKFDYELINRDLKTAFREAEQVVNDFLK; encoded by the coding sequence ATGAGCCGAGGCAAGGCAGTAATTTTCTGTGCACCATCAGGTGCCGGTAAGACCACCATTGTAAAGCATCTCATCGAGACCATTCCCAATTTGAAATTTTCGATTTCCGCGACTACACGTGCCAAAAGGGCTGGTATGGAAGAAGACGGAAAGGATTATTATTTCCTTTCGCAGGCAGACTTTCGCAAGAAGCTTGAGGCAGGAGAGCTGTATGAGTGGCAGGAGGTGTACCCCGGGGTATTCTACGGTACGCTCAAAGCTGAGGTGGAGCGTCTTTGGTCAGAAGGTTATCATGTGATTTTTGATGTGGATGTCATTGGAGGGGTGAACCTGAAGGAAGCACTTGGAGACAGGGCACTCTCTGTTTTCGTAAATGCTGAAAGTGTGGATGTGCTTCGCGAGCGTCTGGAGAAGAGACAAACAGAAACCAAAGAATCGTTGGAGCGTAGGGTCGGCAAAGCAGAGGCTGAAATGCAATACGCTGAGAAATTCGATTATGAGCTGATCAATAGAGATTTGAAGACCGCTTTCAGGGAAGCTGAGCAGGTTGTAAATGATTTCCTCAAATGA
- a CDS encoding anti-sigma factor, whose protein sequence is MSDNSEKKGSNDCNEFAKCLQYLHLMLDNEATEEQEIYLKNHIHKCMVCFEQYEVEKQIRELLRSKLTNQKVPADLAQAIRNKVFQSA, encoded by the coding sequence ATGTCAGACAACTCTGAGAAGAAAGGATCGAATGATTGTAATGAGTTTGCGAAATGCCTCCAGTATCTACATCTAATGTTGGACAATGAAGCCACTGAGGAGCAGGAGATTTATCTGAAGAACCATATTCATAAGTGCATGGTTTGCTTCGAGCAGTACGAAGTAGAGAAACAAATCAGAGAACTGTTGCGAAGTAAACTTACCAATCAAAAAGTACCGGCTGACCTGGCGCAAGCTATAAGAAATAAAGTTTTTCAATCAGCCTGA
- a CDS encoding sigma-70 family RNA polymerase sigma factor: protein MSEEQVIRRKYSDKERKNIFDNEFLPHLDAMYNFAYRLTFDQDDAKDLVQDTFMKAYRFINSFQQGTNAKAWLYRILKNSFINDFRKRSKQPAKVDYQEVENFYNSEDVDESRTVDLRIDAVKDMIGDEVSNALNALAVDFRTVIILCDLEGFTYEEMAKILDIPIGTVRSRLHRARNLLKEKLKSYALTMGYK, encoded by the coding sequence ATGAGCGAGGAACAAGTAATCAGGCGTAAGTATTCCGATAAAGAACGAAAAAACATTTTCGACAATGAGTTTCTGCCTCATTTAGATGCTATGTACAATTTCGCCTACAGGCTCACCTTCGACCAGGACGATGCAAAGGACCTGGTTCAGGATACTTTCATGAAGGCATATCGGTTTATCAACTCTTTTCAGCAAGGCACCAATGCCAAGGCGTGGCTATATAGAATTCTCAAAAATAGCTTCATCAATGATTTCAGAAAGCGGAGTAAACAACCGGCCAAAGTAGATTATCAGGAAGTAGAGAACTTCTACAATTCGGAAGATGTTGATGAAAGCAGAACAGTAGACCTGAGGATAGATGCGGTGAAGGATATGATCGGGGATGAGGTGTCCAATGCGCTCAATGCATTGGCCGTTGATTTCCGAACGGTGATTATTCTTTGTGATCTGGAGGGGTTTACTTATGAGGAAATGGCGAAGATTCTGGACATTCCGATAGGTACTGTCAGGTCCAGATTGCACAGGGCCAGAAACCTTCTGAAGGAGAAACTGAAGTCATATGCCTTAACAATGGGCTACAAATAA